The DNA window ACGGCACCGACGGCATGCTCGGCATGCTGCTGCTGGCCATCCACGACGCACGGCACCTGTTCGCCATGGCGGACGTGACCGCCGCGCTGGCCATCGAGGCGATGCTCGGCTCGGAGCGGCCGTTCCTGCCCGAGCTGCACGCCATCCGGCCGCACCCCGGCCAGGCCGCCTCGGCCGCGAACATCCACAAGCTGCTGCAGAACTCGGCGGTCATGGACTCGCACCGCGACGACCTGGCGCACGCCGTGCAGGACGCCTACTCGATGCGCTGCGCGCCGCAGGTGGCCGGAGCGGCCCGGGACACCCTCGACTTCGTCGAGGTGGTGGCCGGGCGGGAACTGCTGTCGGTGGTGGACAACCCGGTGGTGCTGCCGGACGGGCGGGTCGAGTCGACCGGCAACTTCCACGGCGCGCCGCTCGGCTTCGCCGCCGACTACCTGGCCATCGCCGCGTCCGAGGTGGGCGCGATCGCCGAGCGCCGGGTGGACCGGCTGCTCGACGTCACCCGCTCCCGGGAGCTGCCGGCGTTCCTCTCCCCCGACGCCGGGGTCAACTCCGGCCTGATGATCGCCCAGTACACGGCCGCCGGGATCGTCGCCGAGAACCGCCGGCTGGCCGCACCCGCCTCGGTCGACTCGCTGCCCACCAGCGGCATGCAGGAGGACCACGTCTCGATGGGCTGGGCGGCGACCAAGAAGCTGCGCACCGTGCTGGACAACCTGACCAGCGTGCTCGCGGTGGAACTGCTGGCCGCCGTACGCGGGCTCCAGCTCCGCGCCCCGCTGACCCCGTCCCCGGCCGGCCGGGCCGCGCTGGCCGCGCTCGGCGAGGCGATCGGCGAGCCGGGGCCGGACGTGTTCCTCGCCCCGCTCATGGAGGCGGCGCGGGACGTGGTGGGCGGCCCCGCGCTGCGCGCCGCCATCGAACGCGAGGTCGGCCCGCTGGGCTGAGCCCCGGACACGGTCGGGCCGTCCACGTCCCGGCAGCCGGTCAGCGGTATGCCGGGGCGTGGGCGAGCAGGGCGACCGCGTCCCGGTCCGGGGTGCCCGGGTCGGGCTGGAAGGCGACGAACCGCTGCCCGTCCGGGGCGGTCAGGATCTCGGACGTCAGCTCCAGCCGGCCCACCCCCGGGTGCTGGAAGCTGCGCCGCGCGCCGCTCTTGACCCGTACGTCGTAGTGCCGCCAGAGCGCCGCGAACTCCTCGGCGACCCTGGACAGCTCGGCCACCAGCCGGGCCAGCTCCGGCGATTCCGGGTCGGCGGCGGCGACCGTCCGCAGGTGCGCCACGCAGTCCTCGGCCATCCGCCGCCACGGCACGAAGAGCGTGCGGGCGGCCGGGTGCACGAAGACGTACCGGATCAGGTTCCGTCGTTCCCCGGGCCACTGCTCGATCCCGGCCAGCAACCGGAGCCCCTCGGGATTGGCGCCGAGGACGTCGCTGGTCTGGCTCAGCACGTACGCCGGGGTGGGCCGGACGCTCTCCAGCAGCAGCCGGAGCCCGGGCCGGACCCCGGTGGCCGGGCGCGGGCGGCGGGCGGGCCGGCCGGCCGCGTGGTGGGCCAACGCGTGCAGGTGCGCCCGCTCGTCGTCGTCGAGACGCAACGCCGTGGCCAGCGCGTCGAGGACGGCCGGGCCGGGGTTGGTGTCCCGGCCGCGCTCCAGCCGGATGTAGTAGTCGACGCTCACGCCGGCCAGTGCGGCCAGCTCCTCCCGGCGCAGCCCCGGGGTCTGCCGGCGGCCGGCGCCGGGCGGCAGACCGACCTCGGCCGGCCCGATCCGGCCCCGCCGGTTGCGCAGGAACTCCCCGAGTGCGCCGTGCTCCACCACCCGCAGAGTCTGACATCCCCGACCGGCACGCGGGGTAGCCCCGTCAGGGCCGGTCCCGCCACGGTCTTCCGGGCTCACGGGCGGACCGGGAACCTGGGCGGCATGGAACGATCTCGAATCCTGATCGTCGGCGGCAGCTCGGGCATGGGGCTGGCGCTGGCGGAACTGTTGTTGCACGGCGGCGCGGAGGTGACCATCGCCGGCCGTTCCGCCGACCGACTCGCCGAGGCGGCCCGCCGGCTGGGCGCACCCGAGCGGCTGAGCACCCATCCCGTCGACATCACCGACGAGGAGCAGGTACGGCGCCTGGCCGGCGAGTGCGGGCAGCTGGACCACGTCGTGGTCACCGCCGCCGACATGACCGGCGCGTACGGTCCGCTGGCCGACTTCGACCTCGACGCGGCGCGTGCGGTCCTCGGCACCAAGGTGCTCGGGCCGTGGCTGGTCGCCAAGCACGTCGCGGTGGCCCCGACCGGTTCGCTGACCGTCACGTCGGGCATCGCCGCCTACCGGCCCGCACCGGGCGGGTCGATGGTCGCGACCGCGAACGGGGCGCTGGAGTCCCTCGTGCGGGCGTTGGCGCTGGAACTCGCCCCGGTCCGGGTCAACGCGGTCTCGCCGGGCTGGGTGGACACCCCGATCTGGGACACCTTCGCCGGCGACGCGAAGCACGACAGGCTGGCGGCCATGGCCGAGCGGCTGCCGGGTGGCCGGGTGGGCGACCCGGCCGACATCGCCCGGGCCTTCGTGGCGGTCCTGGAGAACAGCTTCATCACCGGGACCGTGCTGCACGTCGACGGCGGACACCGGCTGGTCTGACCGGTGCGCCTCTCCTCGCCGTCCGCCTCGGCGGACGGCGAGGTCGGCCGGCCCGTCGCGGTCAGGCGGCCGGCGGGAGCACCTTGGCGACCAGCTTGGCCAGCTCGCGGAGCGCCTTGCCGCGGTGGCTGACCGCGTCCTTCTCCTCCGGGGTCAGCTCCGCGTTGGTCCGCTCCTGCCCGTCGCCCAGGAAGATCGGGTCGTAGCCGAAGCCGCCGTCGCCGCGCGGGGCGCGCAGCAGGCGGCCCGGCTGCCGGCCGTCGACCAGGTGCTCCTTCCCGCTGGGCAGCACCAGCGCCACCGTGCAGACGAAGGCGGCGCCCCGGTGCTCGTCCGGCAGGTCGGCGATCTGGTCCAGCACGAGCTGCAGGTTGGCGTGGTCGTCGCCGTGCCGGCCGGCCCAGCGGGCGCTGAACACGCCCGGCATGCCGTTCAGCGCGTCCACCGCCAGACCGGAGTCGTCGGCGATGGTCGGCAGGCCGGTCCGCCGGCAGCCCTCCCGGGCCTTGATGAGCGCGTTCTCGCCGAAGGTCAGGCCCGACTCGGGCAGCTCCGGGTATTCCTCGACGTCGTCCAAGCCGAGCAGGGCGATCCGGTGGGCGCCGAGCGCGCCGTCGAGGATCCGCTGCAGCTCGACGAGCTTCTTCCGGTTGCGGGTGGCCAGGAGCACCGTGTTCATGTTCAACGCCCTCCGCTGCGCGTCAGCCGGTTCATCAGTTCAACGCCTTCCGCTGGGCGTCGGCCAGGTCCAGGCAGCCCGCCACACCCAGGTCGAGCAGGGCGTCCAACTGCTCCCGGGCGAAGACGCCGGCCTCGCCCGTCCCCTGCACCTCGACGAAGTCACCCGTCCCGGTGCAGACCACGTTCATGTCGACCTCGGCCGCCACGTCCTCCTCGTAGCAGAGGTCCAGTCGCGGCTCGCCGGCGATGATGCCGACGCTGACCGCCGCCACCGACCGGTGCATGACCTTGTCCACCTTGCCGGCCAGGGCCTTGCGCTCGGCGAGCCAGGTCACCGCGTCGTGCAGCGCCACGTACGCGCCCGTGATGGCCGCCGTCCGGGTGCCGCCGTCGGCTTGGAGCACGTCGCAGTCGAGCACCACCGAGTTCTCGCCGAGCGCCTTGAGGTCGACGCAGGCCCGCAGGCTACGGCCGATGAGCCGGGAGATCTCGTGGGTCCGGCCGCCGACGCGCCCCTTGACGCTCTCCCGGTCCGAGCGGGTGTTCGTGGCCCGGGGCAGCATCGCGTACTCGGCGGTCACCCAGCCGAGCCCCGAGCCCTTGCGCCAGCGGGGCACGCCCTCCGTCACGCTGGCCGTGCAGAGCACCCGGGTCGCGCCGAACTCGACGAGCACCGAGCCCTCCGGGTGGGTGCTCCAGCCGCGGGTCAGGGTCACCGGTCGGAGTTGGTCGGGCCGCCGCCCGTCAGGTCGCGCCATGCCTGCACCCTATGCGGTGCCGTGATCGAACCGCCCCCGGGTGCCCACCGTTCAGTCGTGCCAGCCGACGCTCAGCGTCACGGTGACCGAACCGTCGACGCTGCTCCGCCCGCCGCGGGGCAGGACGCTGACCACGGTGGCGGTCACCGAGAAGCCGTCGCGCTTCCAGGTGAAGACGCCGCAGGACGGAGTGCCGGGATCGGCCAGGCAGGTCCGCATCCGCTCCACGGTGATGGGCAGACCGGCGTTGGCCAGCCACGCCTGGAGGCTCTGTGCCACGTCGACGGGGCAGGTGCCCCGCTGGCAGACGAGCTTGTAGGTGGCGCCGGCCGTGTTCTCGTCCGCCCCGACGCCGGCGCTCGTGAAGCCGGCGGGCACGCCCGCGTCGGCGACCATCTCCTTGCGCTGTTCCTGTAGCTGGCGGGGCTGGTACCAACCGTTGTAGGTGAACGCGCCGCAGCAGCAGAGCCCGAGCAGCAGCGCGCCGACGGCCAGCAGGACCACCACCACCCGGCCGGCGCCGGACCGCTTGCCCGGCGCCGGGTGCGGCGCGGCCGGAAAGGGCGCGGGGTACGCCGGGTGCGGCGGACCGCCGAAGTGCCCCGGGTACGGGGCACCGGGCGGCGGCGGTCCGGCCGGCGGCGAACCCGGCGGCGGCCAGCCCGGCGCGGGCGGCTGCTGGGCGGGCGGCCAGCCGGACGGCTGGTGCGGGCCGGGTGCGCCGGAGGAGGGGTCGGTCACCCGCGTGATCCTAAAGCGCGCTCACCGCCCGCGGCTGCCCCGTGGACCGTCGCGCACCCGGGGGCACGCGGCGGTCAGACCTCGTAGGACGCGCCGGCGCGGACCACCTCGAGCGGCCCGCTGTACGCCCCGGCCGCCGACTCCACCGTGTGCGACTCACTGCCCCAGGCGGGGACCAGGTGGGTGAGCAGCAGCCGGCCCACCCCCGCCTTGGTGGCCGCCTCGCCGGCTTCCCGGCCGGTCAGGTGCAGGTCCGGTGGGTTGTCCACCCCGTCCATGTAGCTGGCCTCGCAGAGGAACACGTCGGCGCCCTGGGCCAGGCGCAGCAGCGCGTCGCACGGCGCGGTGTCCGCCGAGTAGCAGAACACCCGGCCGTCGTGCTCCAGCCGCACCCCGTACGTCTCGACCGGGTGGTTCATCCGGTCGACGGTGACGGTGAACGGGCCGATCGGGAAGGTGCCCGGCTGCAGGCCGTAGAACTGGTAGACGTCCTCCACCGAGCCCTCCTCCTGCCCGTACGCGCTGGCCAGCCGGTCGGGCGCGCCGGAGGGGGCGTACATGGGCAGGGGCGCGTACGGGCCGTCCGGCGCGTACCGGCGTACCACCACGTAGGACACGGCGTCGAACATGTGGTCGCAGTGCAGGTGGGTGAGGAGGATGGCGTCGGGGGCGTGCAGCCCGACGTAGCGCTGGAGCGTGGAGAGCGAACCCACCCCGAAGTCGATCAGGAGCCGGAACCCGTCGGCCTCCAGGAGGTAGGCGGAGCAGGGAGACTCGGGCC is part of the Micromonospora halotolerans genome and encodes:
- the hutH gene encoding histidine ammonia-lyase, with translation MSTVVIQPTGISPADVLAVARGTAKVVLDPATVEAMATSRSIVDGIEAAGRPVYGVSTGFGALANTFVAPERRAELQHALIRSHAAGVGAPMPREVVRAMMLLRVRSLALGRSGVRPRVAEALVDLLNHEVTPWVPEHGSLGASGDLAPLAHCALALLGEGWVLGPAGDRLPAGEALRRVGLEPVELAAKEGLALINGTDGMLGMLLLAIHDARHLFAMADVTAALAIEAMLGSERPFLPELHAIRPHPGQAASAANIHKLLQNSAVMDSHRDDLAHAVQDAYSMRCAPQVAGAARDTLDFVEVVAGRELLSVVDNPVVLPDGRVESTGNFHGAPLGFAADYLAIAASEVGAIAERRVDRLLDVTRSRELPAFLSPDAGVNSGLMIAQYTAAGIVAENRRLAAPASVDSLPTSGMQEDHVSMGWAATKKLRTVLDNLTSVLAVELLAAVRGLQLRAPLTPSPAGRAALAALGEAIGEPGPDVFLAPLMEAARDVVGGPALRAAIEREVGPLG
- a CDS encoding helix-turn-helix domain-containing protein, with translation MVEHGALGEFLRNRRGRIGPAEVGLPPGAGRRQTPGLRREELAALAGVSVDYYIRLERGRDTNPGPAVLDALATALRLDDDERAHLHALAHHAAGRPARRPRPATGVRPGLRLLLESVRPTPAYVLSQTSDVLGANPEGLRLLAGIEQWPGERRNLIRYVFVHPAARTLFVPWRRMAEDCVAHLRTVAAADPESPELARLVAELSRVAEEFAALWRHYDVRVKSGARRSFQHPGVGRLELTSEILTAPDGQRFVAFQPDPGTPDRDAVALLAHAPAYR
- a CDS encoding MBL fold metallo-hydrolase, with product MRLTVLGCAGSFPGPESPCSAYLLEADGFRLLIDFGVGSLSTLQRYVGLHAPDAILLTHLHCDHMFDAVSYVVVRRYAPDGPYAPLPMYAPSGAPDRLASAYGQEEGSVEDVYQFYGLQPGTFPIGPFTVTVDRMNHPVETYGVRLEHDGRVFCYSADTAPCDALLRLAQGADVFLCEASYMDGVDNPPDLHLTGREAGEAATKAGVGRLLLTHLVPAWGSESHTVESAAGAYSGPLEVVRAGASYEV
- a CDS encoding SDR family oxidoreductase, with the translated sequence MERSRILIVGGSSGMGLALAELLLHGGAEVTIAGRSADRLAEAARRLGAPERLSTHPVDITDEEQVRRLAGECGQLDHVVVTAADMTGAYGPLADFDLDAARAVLGTKVLGPWLVAKHVAVAPTGSLTVTSGIAAYRPAPGGSMVATANGALESLVRALALELAPVRVNAVSPGWVDTPIWDTFAGDAKHDRLAAMAERLPGGRVGDPADIARAFVAVLENSFITGTVLHVDGGHRLV
- the rph gene encoding ribonuclease PH, whose protein sequence is MARPDGRRPDQLRPVTLTRGWSTHPEGSVLVEFGATRVLCTASVTEGVPRWRKGSGLGWVTAEYAMLPRATNTRSDRESVKGRVGGRTHEISRLIGRSLRACVDLKALGENSVVLDCDVLQADGGTRTAAITGAYVALHDAVTWLAERKALAGKVDKVMHRSVAAVSVGIIAGEPRLDLCYEEDVAAEVDMNVVCTGTGDFVEVQGTGEAGVFAREQLDALLDLGVAGCLDLADAQRKALN
- the rdgB gene encoding RdgB/HAM1 family non-canonical purine NTP pyrophosphatase produces the protein MNTVLLATRNRKKLVELQRILDGALGAHRIALLGLDDVEEYPELPESGLTFGENALIKAREGCRRTGLPTIADDSGLAVDALNGMPGVFSARWAGRHGDDHANLQLVLDQIADLPDEHRGAAFVCTVALVLPSGKEHLVDGRQPGRLLRAPRGDGGFGYDPIFLGDGQERTNAELTPEEKDAVSHRGKALRELAKLVAKVLPPAA